The stretch of DNA TGCTTTCAAAAACAGTCTTGGCCAGTTCGGTCACTGATTGGTGGCCTTTAGATTTGGCGAAGTCGAGTTCTATTTTGGCGAGTAGGTTTTCAAGATCCTTGGGGATCAATTTCAAAGTGCTACGACCGTCAAGTTGCACACCGGCCTGGGCCAACATTTGCCGGTCGTATTGCAGCAACGGGCTAGCGGTCTTGAACATGAAGTACAAGCGTTTTTCGGTGGAAGCGTCAGCGATGCGTCGAGCTTTCGGGCTCGAGACAAGGTTGTTGACGATGTCGAGACCTTGGATTTTCCCACCGACGGCTCCCAACTCGATCTTGTAATAGTCGAGTTGCTTGGCGTAGGCCGTTTTGTCACGCGCACTGAAGTCAAGTTGCCACCGTTCGAACCGGGGGACGATATCTTCGCCTTCGCCTTCGGGACCAGGTGGCCGACTGTCACCGGCGCCAGTACCAGAAGTGGTTGCTGTAGCCGCGGTATCATTCGTGGTGAGCGACGCGGCAACGCTACTGACCGCATCCGTGACGGCCTCGATGGTGTCCTGTAAAGTCGGCTCCATCAATTCCTCGACCTCTTCGGCCCCCGGCGGTTCAAAGTCGCGTTCAAACCCTTCAGGGTTTTCTCCGCGACCGGCGGGGTTCTCGATGATCGGTTCAATGGCGACTGGCCCAAATGAGAACCGACTGGTCAACCATATGATGAACAGCATCGTGACAAAGATACCGATGAACAGCATCAACGCCATGAAAAAGGACGTCACCACATCGAAATGGCTAACGCGAAGGCGTTCTCGCTCTTGCTCTCGCTCGGCCTGAATCTGCTCGCGGCGTGTTTGGGAATCATGCGCATCGACATTTCCCACGACTTCGACCGAGTCGGCGTTATCCGAATTACCAAGTGAATCGTTCACCGAAGCCACCGTGGGAACCTAAAAAGGCAAATGCAAGAAAAGAAAAAATGAAGCAAGAGAAGTGAAAGCGAATCGCGATCGCCACCGGGGTTTAGAGATCATAGTCCAAAAAGACGTGAGTCGGATCAACGGTGCGGTACCAGTCTCGCCATTTGTCCTGGACTTTTGAAACTTCCTGCTTCCAACGGTCCTTGACCGCGTCGTCGGCACTTGGGGGTGGACTTGGCGGCAGATCGTAACCATCAAACTTGCGACTGATGAACCGGAGCCCATCACGTGCGAAGCTCTGCACCACGCGATCCGGGTCGCTGAGTGCATAGATCAATGCCGGGGCGACTCGCAGTTCATCGCTCTTGCCCAACAACTTGGCTGCCACACGACGGGCTTGGTAGGAACGACTCCCGCGAACCAAACGCTCAAGCCGATCGATTTGGGCACGACGTGCCTTCGGATTGGGGTCGAGATCCAGATCATCGGGCAGCGATTTGTCACCAAGACTATCGGCGTTCTCATCTTCTTCGAGGATCGATAATAGGTCGGTAACCTGAGTGGCAATAGCCTGACCCTTGATTTGACTTCCATCGACACGAATGTTGGTGGTGTCTTCAGGAAATCCATAGCCGCCGGTAAGAGACCCTTGGCTGCTTTGGAAGATCGCTTTCTGAGTACTACGGATCAGAAACAGAAGAGCGAACGATGTGCTAACAATCGGCGACGTATGGGCTCGATCATCCCAACCACCGCTGGCCCCTTGGAACGATTTCAGTTCCGCAGCGATTTCGTTGTACCAATCGGGACTCTTGTCCTTGGGGCGACCGTAGGCAATCTCCACAAACGACTCGTAGCGTTCACGAGTGTAGATGATGTAGTAGTAGAAGTCGCTCGACTTGGGCCGAGTGTAGGGATTCGCCACTCGCCACTGATCAAAAAAGCTTGCTGAACGCTTGACGGGTTCTTGCGAAAGCTTGACCTTCCCTCGTCTTTTTTTATTGGCGTCTTCTTTGTAAAGCTGGATTGCCTTGGGCAGACCTGGGACACCGGGGTCAGCTTCATCAACGGTATCGCCCCACAGACGCAGCGCATCGCCAGCAATCAACAGACTGCTACCGCCCGCCAAACCCATCGACATCCCGACTCGTTCCCTTTGAGCGACGAGACCTTTTCCGGGGCCAGGGTCGTAAGCCTGATAGGGCCAAGCGCCTCGAATATCCTGCACCCTCATCAACCACTCGGCACAAGCAGCAACCTTGCCGTAGTCCAAAGGAATTCCATTTCGATCCAACGTCCAGATAGCCAAAACCACGTACTGGACCTGAGAAATATCCCCCGTGGCGTATCCTGGATACCCAAAACCTCCACCAGGCATCTGATGATCCATCAGATGATGCTGGAACGATTCCAACTGAGGCTTGTATCGAGCAGCGTCCACCTCGGCCAGCAACAGCGTTGCGACGGGAATTTCGTAGTTTCGCTTGTGACCGTGCTCGCCTGCCCCATTTTCAAGAGCCTTTTGCATGGCCAAAGCGGCTTGCACCCCCCGCTTCACCACCGGATTGTCGGGATCATGCCTGCATTTGTAGTGAGCGTAGGCAGCCAAAATCGGAACACCTGAATAGTCGTCAAATGACCCAGGATTGGGCATCGTCATTTTTTGACTTTCCAGGTAGGCAACCCCGCGATCGATCATCTCTTGGACCACTGGGTCATCAGGCGAATAGGCGTGACTAGCAAATGGCGAAATGCCGTGCATCAGCGTGGCAAAGGCAAGGAAAACGAACCAGCCGAAAACTCGCTTCGTTTTTTGAGATTGCATGGGATCCAACCGAATATTTTTGGGGTCATCTAAGCAAAAGGAGACCTGACTAGCCTCAGATTGCGACGTGAACCAATTGACGAATTGTTTTATGATACCTACCATCCGAATTAATCGCGATGAGCACCCGGACTAATCACAATCGTTTAGGGCGTGTGTTTGCTGAACAAACTCGTGTATACCGGTCGTTCAGATCATCCCGATTGAAAGATTGTCGAGTTGATTTTGCTCGGCAATGCTTTGTGATTTACGGTTAGATAGCTCAGTTGGTAGAGCACGGCCCTGAAAAGGCCGGTGTCGGCGGTTCGAGCCCGCCTCTAACCATTTTCTCTTGGGTGTCACTACGTTCACGGGCGACGAGATTACCTTCTCGCTGCCCAAATGCGTGTCTTCTTTCTTATAGGCGACATCCCCTGGTCATTGCGAACGCCGCAGGCCGTTTCTTTATGGTAAAGTCGTGCCGCAGAGCGGAAAACAGACATTTTCCGCTTTTTTTGGTCGCATCAAAGTCCAGCTAGCCTCACGAATCTTCCGCAAGGAAAAAGGGTCGCGGTCATGAAAGACTCGCCTTACCAGCCGCCGTCGGACAATCCCGGTGACAACAACGATTCCGCCGACAACGATTCCATTGCCAATCACCAGGACAACATGGACTCAGAGCACACGAATTCGCAAAGCGAAACCAGCGATAACGCTGGCTCTGCGGATTATATCCCGAAGGAGCAATGGGGATCGCGAATTGGAGTCATCCTGGCGGTTGCCGGATCAGCTGTGGGCCTGGGCAATTTCCTGCGATTTCCCGGTCAAGCGGCGCAAAATGGCGGGGGAGCATTCTTGCTTCCCTACTTCATCTCGCTTCTAGTCCTGGGCATCCCGTTGTGCTGGGCCGAATGGACGATGGGACGGTTCTCGGGAGTCCGGGGATTTCACTCGGCACCAGGCGTATTTAGCATCGCGTGCCGGAACGCGAAGGCACGCTACCTAAGTGTCTTTGCCTTGTTAATCCCGCTGGTGATCTACATGTATTATATCGTGATCGAGGCATGGTGCCTTGGTTACGCCTGGAACTACGCCACGGGCAACCTGATGCTTGGCGCCGACCCAGACGCCTACACAGGGTTCTTCAACGATTTTGTTGGTGCTGAACAGGACGGATACACGTTTGGCCCAGGCATAAAACTGCTTGGCTTCATCGCGATCACGTTCCTTGTGAACTTCGTCTTGATTTATCGCGGAGTTTCCAAAGGCATTGAGACGTTTTGCAAGTTCGCCATCCCCCTGATGACGATTTGTGCGATTTGCGTGTTGTGTCGAGTCCTGACTTTGCCTCGCGACCAAGTCATGGCGGGCTTGGGGTTCATGTGGAATCCCAAACCCGAAGCACTGCTTAATTCACAGACTTGGCTGGCCGCTTCGAGCCAAATTTTCTTTAGTCTGTCGGTCGGCTTTGGCGTGATCATTAACTACTCGAGCTACCTGTCAAAGAAAGACGACGTCGTTCTGAGTGGTCTCACCGCATGCAGCATGAACGAGTTTTTCGAAGTCTGTTTGGGCGGAATGATTACGATTCCCGCTGCTTTCATTTTTCTGGGTGTCAGTGCGGCCAGCTTTACTACGTTCGGACTTGGCTTCAACGCCCTCCCCAACGTATTTGCTCAGATGCCAGCGGGACAACTGTTTGGATTCCTGTGGTTCTTCATGCTGTTCCTGGCGGCAATCACCAGCAGTCTGTCGATGCTGCAACCGGTCATCGCTTTCCTAGAAGAGGGCTTTGGACTTGAGCGAAGAGCATCGGCTTCCATCCTCGGTATCATCGCGCTGTCGGGAACGATGTTCGTCGTCTACTTTTCAGCCGGTTTGACCGCGCTGGACACGTTCGATTTCTGGGTGGGTACATTCCTGATTTTCGTGCTCGCGATGGTCCAAGCAGTGATCTACGGCTGGGTCTTTGGAATCAAACGGGGTGCCTACGAATCTTCGATTGGCGCCTACATCAAGATCCCAACGCCCGTGCATTACCTTTTGAAATACATCGTCCCGGTATACCTAGGCGTGATCTTCATTGCATTCATTTACCAAAGCGTTTTCGACAGCGTGAATGCTGAAACCGGCGAAGTGAAAGAGGGATACCTCAAAGCCGTTCTGAACAATGAGGTAGCGTTGATGTCTGTGATCTTCCTGACTGGCGTGACAGCGTTGCTATTGATCCTGATTCACCTCGCTGGCAAACGCTGGGAAGCCGACGGCCGAATGGCAGCGGCGATTGAATCAGCGTCCTTTCCCACCAAACCTGGAAACTAGACCATGACGTTAACTACAGGTGGAATGATCGTGATGCTACTTTCCATCAGCGGAGTGCTTTTGCTGCTGGGATTTTGCTTGTTCAAAGTCTTTACTTTGCCGCCGGTCAAGTAGCTGTGACGCGGCCCATTGTTGTCATCAACGTCGTCGGCCTGACACCCCGACTGTTACCGCACGCGCCGCGGATCTCAGCTTTGGGCGCATCGAGAGCTTGGACCAGTCCGCTGCCTGCGGTCACAAGCACGTCCCAAGCAACGATGTTGACAGGGCTTTCTCCTCGCGAACACGGAATCGTAGGCAATGGTTGGTTTTATCGAGACACGCAAGAGATCCGTTTCTGGCAGCAAGCCAGTTCGCTAGTCCAAGGCCCCAAGTTCTACGACGGCGTCGAGACCGCCAAAATGTTCTGGTGGTTCAATCAATCGTCAGGCGTGAAGTATTCAGCGACTCCGAAACCGCACTACGGGTGCGACGGGTCAAAAGTCTTTGACATCATCGACAATACCGGATGCGATTTGACTCGCAAACTTGGCCCGTTTCCATTCTTCTCCTTTTGGGGCCCCAACGCGGGGCTTCCCGCCTCGGACTGGATCGCGAAAGCCACAGCCGCCGTGATTCGAAAACAGAAGCCGTCCCTTACGCTCGCCTATTTGCCACACCTGGATTACGACTACCAACGCTTTGACGTGCAAGACGTCGCAAGGGTCGCCGAAGTTGATCGTTGCGCTGGCGAAATCATCGACGCGGCAAATGAAATCGGAGCGATAGTAATTGCGGTAAGCGAGTACGGCCTTGGTGCGGTGTCACGACCTGTTCACCTCAATCGCGAACTCCGCCGACGCGATTGGTTGACGGTCCGCGATGGACCGTTTGGTGAAATGCTGCTTCCTGGTGAATCAGAAGTATTCGCCGTCGCCGATCATCAACTTGCACACGTTTACGTTCGCAACCGAGACCTCATCCCCGAGGTTCGGCGAGAACTTGAGTCGATCGACGGCGTGGCTGCGGTCATCAATCCTGGCGACATCGAACTGGACCATCCCCGCAGTGGCGAGCTGATTGCATTGGCCGACTCGGATGCCTGGTTTACCTATTACTACTGGCTCGACAACCAGCGAGCCCCGGACTTTGCCAGCACCGTTGATATCCATCGCAAGCCTGGATACGACCCGTGTGAATTGTTCATGACGAGTAAAGTGCGAGCGATCGGACGTGTTGCTCAGAAAAAACTGGGAATGCGATACAAGATGGATGTCATTCCGCTCGACGCCACACTTGTCAAAGGCAGCCACGGTTTGCACCCAAGCGATGACAGCGATGGCCCTTTGATCGTCGGCCCGGGTGACCTACCCGATGACATGCGAGGTTTCGCCGACTACGCGACCAACCTACTTCGCGGCGGTGCTAATGATGAACAGCCCCGTTGATCAAGCTCGCTAAGACATGACGCGTTCGCGGTTGTCGATCACAGGAAAATACTCGTCCACCACCGCATAGAACTCTTCGGCACTAGAAACCTTGGCGACGTGCATCCGGAAGAATCTCGCACCATGCTTACCTTGCGCGTAACAGCACGCGTACTTTCGCATCAGCACGGTGCCCTTCTCTTCACCGAAACGATCCACCACCAACTTATAGTGATTAAGCATCACGTCGCGTTGCTGTTGCATCGTTGGATCTGGAGGAATCGGTTCTCCACGCAACGCTGCAGCGGCTTGGGCAAAGAGCCAAGGTTTACCCAAACAAGCTCTCGCAATCATGACCCCGTCGACATCATAGTTTTCAAACGCAGCAACCACCTTCTCGGCCGAATCCAAGTCGCCATTTCCAATGAGCGGGATGTTGCGAAGGTGAGATTTGATTTCGCTGATTCGATCCCAATCGGCATTGCCTCGAAACATGTCCTTGGCAGTCCGACCATGGACGGTCAACGCAGCGGCCCCAGCTTCTTCAACGACCTGGGCGACCTCGTTGCAATTGACGCTTTCAGGCGAGCAGCCTAATCGAATCTTGGCCGTAACAGGCGTCGGAGCACAAGCTTTGACCAGTTGGCTAATGATGGCATGCATGCGTTTAGGCTCGCGAAGCAAGTAGCTTCCGCTGTGCGCCTTCTCGGTCACCTGACGCACCGGACAACCAAAATTAATATCGACGACACTGACGCGATACTCCTCAGCCAAACGACGCCCCACCTTCGCCATCGTCTCGGGGTCGTTGTCCCAAATCTGTACAGCCAACGGCCGAGCTTCTTCAGCCACGCCCCACAAGCGATCGGGGTGCTCGGCTTCATGCTCATCGAGCCAAACGAAACCACGAGCGTTTACCATTTCGGTTGCCAACAGCCCCGCCCCGCCGAATCCGCGTACGATTTCGCGGAAAGCGGCATTCGTGAACCCAGCCATCGGAGCTTGCAGAATCGGCGGATCGATAACGAGGTCACCGATGCGAAGGGGCGGAGGCGTTTTCACGGAACAGAAACTCTTGGGGAATGGTTTAGCGACCCGAATGGATTAGCAGAGACATTCCGGGTCAAGGAATTCTACTCATAACCGCTCAGTTCGAGCCACTTTGCTTCCGCTTCTTCGATTTCGACGCGAAGTTCTTCGATCCGAGTGTGCAGCTTCATCGCCTCGTCAGGGTTCGTCTCAGTCGACATTTTCGTGTCGAGCTTCTTTCGTTCATCATCCAAACGGGCAATTTTCTTCTCTAGATTCTTGATTTCCTTCTCGGTCTTCCGCTGATCCTGTTTCTCTTTGCGGTAATCTCCGACGCTCGTTTTGCCGGCGGACTTGCCTCCGGCGGCAGTTCCGGAACGCTCACGTTCGCCTTCGTCGATTTCACCTTCGACGCTTTCGAGGTAGCTGTCGTAGTTACCGAAGTACAATTTCACTCGTCCATCGCGGACCTCGACCACGTGAGTCGCCACTCGTCGCACAAAGTGACGATCGTGGCTCGTGAAGATCACGGTTCCTTTGTAGCTGTCCAAAGCCGTGGCCAAAGCCTCAACCGTCTCGACATCCAAGTGGTTCCCCGGTTCGTCGAGTACGAGCACGTTGGCAGTACCTAACAACAAGCTTGCCATACACAACCGCGCGCGTTCGCCACCGCTGAGCACCTTAACTTTCTTTTGGATGTGTTCATCGCGAAACAACAATGCGCCGGCCATCGCCAGCAAATCCTGCCGCACCAGATTGCTGTCGGAGTTGTATTCGAGGTGTTCGATGACTGTTTGACGCTCGTCAAGCGAAGTGTAGACGTGCTGGGCATAAGTTCCGATTTCGATGTTGTGCCCCCATTTCATCGAACCTGCGAGCGGCTCAAGTGAATGAACGAGCGTCCGCAGCAACGTCGTCTTGCCCTGACCGTTGTCACCCACGATCGCAATCCGCTGACCATGCTCGATCTCTAAGGCGATCGTGTCGGCGATGACATGCTCGGGTAGATCTTTGGTAGCCGGATAGCCAATCGCCAAACCCTCGCATCGCAGCGCCGTCCCGCTTCGAGGTTCTACCTTGGGGGCTCGAATGTAGACGGTTGGCTCATCAACTTCGATCTCGGTGGTTTGCAATTTCTCGAGCTGCTTGGCTTTGCTGCGTGCCTGAGAAGCGGTCGCTGCGCTAGCTCGGTTCTTTTCAATGAAGCGTTCGAGTTGTTTTTGCTTGGCGATCACTGTTGAGTTCACTCGTCGATCATGCTCGCGTCGTTCTTCGCGATACTCAAGAAACGCGTCGATCTTTCCCGAGAACATGGTCAATTTGCCACGCGAAAGTTCAAGCGTTTGAGTACAGGTCGCTTTTAGGAAAGCGCGATCGTGGCTAACGATCAATGCGGCTTTACCGAAGTCACGAAGGAAGTGTTCGAGCAGGATCTGCGTCCGCAAGTCCAGAAAGTTCGTCGGCTCGTCGAGCATCAACATGTTGGGGTCATGCAGCAGAAGCGCCGCCAATTTGACTCGAGTTTGCCAACCGCCTGAAAGTGCTTTGACGGGTCCTTCCAGATAAGCTCCCTTTAATTCGAACTGCCCCGCGACTTCGCCGCACTTCCAATCCGGCTGACCACTGTCACGCATTAAGAAATCGAGTGCTGATTCGTCGGGCTTAAACGGGTCGTGTTGCCGCAGATAGCCAATCCTTAGCGAAGGATGGTGGATCACTTCGCCCTTTTCGAGCTCCTCATCACCGAGCAACGCGCGTAGAAACGTGGACTTCCCGGCTCCGTTTCGGCCAATGAAGCCAACTTTGACATCGTCGGTCAACGAAACTTCGGCTCCGTCGAGTAAAACCTGATCACCGTAGGCTTTGTGAGCGTCTCGTACTTGAATCAGAACGGGCATGGGAAAAGCGTAAAAACAATTGCTAGGAAAAGAAACGAAACAGGTTCACCGCGTCGGAAAACACTTAAAAGTGCACCATGTTTTGACATACAACCGGCCAGCCGAGAACCACGCCTACGCGCGAGGACCGAGTAACGGTGCAAACGGCAAAAAACGTGACAGATTGATGGTCAAAAGTCACGCCTTATGGGTACCCGCCGATTGTACGATTCTCTAAAGTAAACGAAGTGCGAGTTTGAGTAGGCTCAGGAGAGCTAGAACTCGCATTCACGCCCATACAAAATTGGCTCCTCACTGAATTCCGCTTCGCGATTTGAATCTCAATTCTCAGCCCTCCCGGATCACCTGAAAAGGACCGGGTTCTCCACCAGAGATAGGGAAGAAACCGAGAGACGGGCCTCCTACCGATACGGGCTAAGCCAACTTGGCCTGACAAAGCTGACATGAATAGCTACAGCTTGGACTACATTGACGACCTGTATGTCCAATACGTTCGCGACCCTTCGAGCGTTTCCGCAACTTGGCGCACCTATTTCGAGCAGTTTTTGCTCGTCAATGGCATCTCTGCGACGGCGGAACAAGCCAAATCGCAAGTTTCCGCAGGCACCGTCCAAAGGTCTGCGAACGGCTCAACTGCTCCATCCAAAGGCAGCGTCGTAGCCAATCAAGTGGCAACCAGCCAAGGCACGATCAATTCCGAGCAGGCCATTTGGCTTTCGCGAATTCAAGATCGCGTCAACAACCTCGTTCGCGAATACCGAGTCCGTGGGCACCTGACCGCCAATTTGGACCCCCTCGGGTTCCCTCGACCCGATAGCCCTAACCTTAGCCCCGAGGTTCACGGCCTGAGCAAGGACGACATGAATCGTCCGTTTGATGCCAGTTTTCTTGAAGACGTGATGGGCGAAACGCTCGACGCGATCCTGACGAGACTTCGAAACACGTATTGCCGCAGTATCGGTGCGCAGTTCATGCACATCGACCGTCGTACTATTCGTGATTGGCTGCAACGTCGTATGGAAACGACGGAAAACCGACTCGAGTTATCTCACGACGTCCAACGCCGTATCTATGTCCGCTTGGCCGACGCGTCGATCTTTGAAGAATTTGTTCGCCGAAAATTCGTCGGTGCGAAAACGTTCTCACTCGAAGGTGCCGAAAGCCTGATCCCGATGTTGGATTTGGCGCTCGAGAAGGCTGGTCAACACAACGTCAAGGAAGTCGTCATGGGCATGGCCCACCGAGGACGACTTAACGTGATGGCGAACATCCTCAAGAAGCGTGCGCTCAACATTTTTTGGTCGTTCGATGATCCTACGCCCGAGATGAATCGCGGCGGCGGTGATGT from Rubripirellula amarantea encodes:
- a CDS encoding HEAT repeat domain-containing protein is translated as MQSQKTKRVFGWFVFLAFATLMHGISPFASHAYSPDDPVVQEMIDRGVAYLESQKMTMPNPGSFDDYSGVPILAAYAHYKCRHDPDNPVVKRGVQAALAMQKALENGAGEHGHKRNYEIPVATLLLAEVDAARYKPQLESFQHHLMDHQMPGGGFGYPGYATGDISQVQYVVLAIWTLDRNGIPLDYGKVAACAEWLMRVQDIRGAWPYQAYDPGPGKGLVAQRERVGMSMGLAGGSSLLIAGDALRLWGDTVDEADPGVPGLPKAIQLYKEDANKKRRGKVKLSQEPVKRSASFFDQWRVANPYTRPKSSDFYYYIIYTRERYESFVEIAYGRPKDKSPDWYNEIAAELKSFQGASGGWDDRAHTSPIVSTSFALLFLIRSTQKAIFQSSQGSLTGGYGFPEDTTNIRVDGSQIKGQAIATQVTDLLSILEEDENADSLGDKSLPDDLDLDPNPKARRAQIDRLERLVRGSRSYQARRVAAKLLGKSDELRVAPALIYALSDPDRVVQSFARDGLRFISRKFDGYDLPPSPPPSADDAVKDRWKQEVSKVQDKWRDWYRTVDPTHVFLDYDL
- a CDS encoding sodium-dependent transporter, whose product is MKDSPYQPPSDNPGDNNDSADNDSIANHQDNMDSEHTNSQSETSDNAGSADYIPKEQWGSRIGVILAVAGSAVGLGNFLRFPGQAAQNGGGAFLLPYFISLLVLGIPLCWAEWTMGRFSGVRGFHSAPGVFSIACRNAKARYLSVFALLIPLVIYMYYIVIEAWCLGYAWNYATGNLMLGADPDAYTGFFNDFVGAEQDGYTFGPGIKLLGFIAITFLVNFVLIYRGVSKGIETFCKFAIPLMTICAICVLCRVLTLPRDQVMAGLGFMWNPKPEALLNSQTWLAASSQIFFSLSVGFGVIINYSSYLSKKDDVVLSGLTACSMNEFFEVCLGGMITIPAAFIFLGVSAASFTTFGLGFNALPNVFAQMPAGQLFGFLWFFMLFLAAITSSLSMLQPVIAFLEEGFGLERRASASILGIIALSGTMFVVYFSAGLTALDTFDFWVGTFLIFVLAMVQAVIYGWVFGIKRGAYESSIGAYIKIPTPVHYLLKYIVPVYLGVIFIAFIYQSVFDSVNAETGEVKEGYLKAVLNNEVALMSVIFLTGVTALLLILIHLAGKRWEADGRMAAAIESASFPTKPGN
- a CDS encoding nucleotide pyrophosphatase/phosphodiesterase family protein, with product MTRPIVVINVVGLTPRLLPHAPRISALGASRAWTSPLPAVTSTSQATMLTGLSPREHGIVGNGWFYRDTQEIRFWQQASSLVQGPKFYDGVETAKMFWWFNQSSGVKYSATPKPHYGCDGSKVFDIIDNTGCDLTRKLGPFPFFSFWGPNAGLPASDWIAKATAAVIRKQKPSLTLAYLPHLDYDYQRFDVQDVARVAEVDRCAGEIIDAANEIGAIVIAVSEYGLGAVSRPVHLNRELRRRDWLTVRDGPFGEMLLPGESEVFAVADHQLAHVYVRNRDLIPEVRRELESIDGVAAVINPGDIELDHPRSGELIALADSDAWFTYYYWLDNQRAPDFASTVDIHRKPGYDPCELFMTSKVRAIGRVAQKKLGMRYKMDVIPLDATLVKGSHGLHPSDDSDGPLIVGPGDLPDDMRGFADYATNLLRGGANDEQPR
- the dusB gene encoding tRNA dihydrouridine synthase DusB, which gives rise to MKTPPPLRIGDLVIDPPILQAPMAGFTNAAFREIVRGFGGAGLLATEMVNARGFVWLDEHEAEHPDRLWGVAEEARPLAVQIWDNDPETMAKVGRRLAEEYRVSVVDINFGCPVRQVTEKAHSGSYLLREPKRMHAIISQLVKACAPTPVTAKIRLGCSPESVNCNEVAQVVEEAGAAALTVHGRTAKDMFRGNADWDRISEIKSHLRNIPLIGNGDLDSAEKVVAAFENYDVDGVMIARACLGKPWLFAQAAAALRGEPIPPDPTMQQQRDVMLNHYKLVVDRFGEEKGTVLMRKYACCYAQGKHGARFFRMHVAKVSSAEEFYAVVDEYFPVIDNRERVMS
- a CDS encoding ABC transporter ATP-binding protein, coding for MPVLIQVRDAHKAYGDQVLLDGAEVSLTDDVKVGFIGRNGAGKSTFLRALLGDEELEKGEVIHHPSLRIGYLRQHDPFKPDESALDFLMRDSGQPDWKCGEVAGQFELKGAYLEGPVKALSGGWQTRVKLAALLLHDPNMLMLDEPTNFLDLRTQILLEHFLRDFGKAALIVSHDRAFLKATCTQTLELSRGKLTMFSGKIDAFLEYREERREHDRRVNSTVIAKQKQLERFIEKNRASAATASQARSKAKQLEKLQTTEIEVDEPTVYIRAPKVEPRSGTALRCEGLAIGYPATKDLPEHVIADTIALEIEHGQRIAIVGDNGQGKTTLLRTLVHSLEPLAGSMKWGHNIEIGTYAQHVYTSLDERQTVIEHLEYNSDSNLVRQDLLAMAGALLFRDEHIQKKVKVLSGGERARLCMASLLLGTANVLVLDEPGNHLDVETVEALATALDSYKGTVIFTSHDRHFVRRVATHVVEVRDGRVKLYFGNYDSYLESVEGEIDEGERERSGTAAGGKSAGKTSVGDYRKEKQDQRKTEKEIKNLEKKIARLDDERKKLDTKMSTETNPDEAMKLHTRIEELRVEIEEAEAKWLELSGYE